The Lytechinus variegatus isolate NC3 chromosome 1, Lvar_3.0, whole genome shotgun sequence nucleotide sequence gtggtccagtggttagagcattggactcataatcgcaaggttgtgagttcgaatcccaactctgccactgtctccactttgataaaaaggcccaagagtgatatctgtcgtctattacgtcagccactgtgactgattaacctagacgtaaaatgtttccaaggtaattggttatataccagcttggcgtttaccagcaaaaaatgctgtcctgccgagttcctaagGGAGTTACctcaaacagaaacagaaaacttctgtgatattttatataataatccTGCTTGTAAGATCATTCACTCCAAGAAAGTCActcatgaatataaaaaatgatgcaTCTGCGTATAATACAATCGGACAAATAACAAGCTCATCCAATGGTCCATAATACATTTCTAATTTGTCTGCAATGTATGGTAAAAGATTGATTGCATAATTCACCGTAGCTGTATGCCTATGGCAATCCATGTAAAAGAAAGTTGTAGTAAATGTAGATATTAAGCATATCTCCGAATTAATTCATTTGTATTCAACGAATACAAAATGTGGCAGCACAATCAATTTCACAGGTTTACCTACATGCAGATCATCGATCCTTCCCAACCACTCTTAAATTTGATACTACACTGGCTTCCTTTGAATGTTCAAATTAgtctattttttttgtcaataaaacactgaaaaaataacAGGCTCGAGAGTTTTTAAGTACTGTATGCAGGCGTGGATCAAGAGTTGGACGGAGGGGGGGGCTGATTAATGCATGCTAAGCATGCGAACGCTTAGAGAACGCGCAAAGCACCCTCCCTGGGAGGATGGTGCAGGGAGGgggtagtttttttttatatctctccaaattcaattcaaaagaaGACATCTCATGGGTCTCTAGAAGAAAACTGAAACTAGGCgaattttttaataaagacTGATGAGAAAGAGAACAAGGGGAAGATCTGAGAAcaaagagaaatagagagagaaaagagacaGACAATGCAGCATACATATACAAATAATTCTCACAATAAAATCACTCAAAATGATTATCTAATGTTTTGTGTCCTCTTTAAAAACTGTTATGTATCCTCTTAAATTTCTCAATTGTTATTGTCTGAAAACTGACCATCTGATATTCATGGAAAACCATACCAAAGGACTTAAATTTTTCCTTGAATTATTTTGAGTTTTCAACACAAATGACTTTTGCTTTAAATTAGATTTTAACCAAATTGATCACTTTGCAAAGCATACAGAAGTATCAAAAGTGAAACATACCACGGGTGACTGCCTCAAATTATTGATTACGATCTGTTCATCCTTATAGATAGTTCCTGGTCCTCCAGCCTCAGCCCCTGAAATAGAACAGAAAATCTGCCTTATCCTTTTCTGAAACATATTACACATTTCATCATTTCAATTAAGATCATACCTTACATACGGCTGTATGGGTGAGACACAAAAACATTAAATTTTGAGGAAAGCTTTTAAAAGATGTGTGTTTTAAATATGCCTATGGAACCACATTTTGCTTTAAAATAGTCTCATCATTTCAGTAGAGAACTCTTTCTAGGCATAACAAGGTGATTTATGTCATAActgtaaaattgtaaaataaatcttCTCCCGAGCTGTCATCAAAGTTGTTATATCTTTTTATGCAAAGTTTTAATAGCCAAGTGACGATATAGACCTAGATAACAAACTCAAATTTGatcattttattggaataattaATTTACTAACGAAGAAGCCATTTGATGATTAACTCCTACAATCCTTggtttttccccaaaaatataGCCAGATCACCTAAGTATAGAAGTGACAAGTTTGAAATGATTTCTTGCAATAACTGTTCCAGTGTTTGACAGacattattgaaattaaatcagATCCTCTTCACTTTATAATAGTTTGAATCTATCCATCAAACAGTTTTTCAGTTGTCACAGGAATGAAAATGGGATGGACTGCATTAAGACAGAAAACCCCATAACATCCTAGAGGAATAAAAATTTACAGACAATCAAATGTTGGCTGATCAGATTGCAATTAATACTTCAATTATATAATTACAATAGCTTCACCTATTTACCTTGAGTAGCAACTTAAGCTGTAATCTTATCCCCAAGTGGGCCCTGGAAGACTAAAGCATTGAAAAGTATTTGAGCAACATCCCCCTATgcataaaatattatatatacacacatacaaaAGATGATTGATACTTGGCTGGACTAACCTTGAGAATGTTGACCACAATCAATGTCAGTTTCTGTTTCTAAGAAATATCAAgacaatgaacaaaataaagttacaatatacaaattcatattgcatggcatatatatatatatatatacttcatTTCTATTCTCATAAAACGGAGAGAGCAAAGATTAATAATGACTTTGAAAACATAGGTGACAATTCCATTCTGCAGAGTGTTCAAGACACATAGAGAGTTAGGAAGAAAATAAAGGCATCAAACAAACTTTCAAATGATTCAACAGATCGAGATACAAGTTTTGATACCAGAGTTTtggtttaaaagaaaaacaaagcaaGTAATTAAGAtcagaatgtacatgtaaaatgtaatCATTACCCTAACAAATTCATGGACAACTGAGTAAAGAAGAGCTTTAAGAAGAAATAGTCACATCAGGACATTTCTAAAATAGtcacatcattttatcattGCCTCTTTATATGACAACATTTGAATTAAACCAATACAACATTAAAGCTCTAATTTGTAAATGACTGCCTTTATAGAGTATATTGAGATGCATTCATGACTTCATCAATTCAATATAAATCAATTTATCAGAAGtaatttatcacaaaataatcacaatgaCTTACCAGGGTATGGGTAGTACCCAATTAGTTGTACATCTATGATGAATGGGTTAGTCCTGGCAaataggtcaaaggtcactgcTTTGGCCAGAACAGGGATGTTAAGGTAGTTTATTGTATCATTGACGCTTGGAGAGTTGCTTTCAAAAACATGTGCACTACTGTCAGACCTTAGCCGCTGAAATGATAAACATCACCTTTATCTTAACAGTTTACTGGTAAATTGCTGAATGGTCTAATATCATCCAGTCCAATGCTCACATCATCgaacattatttattttatttgcataTGATTCGGCAATGACCAAATGCTCCAATTATCATTGTCTATATTTTCTCATGTACCATTTATTCTAGTCTAGCTCAAGGAGATCATCATCAAATTATTGAATCCATTCTTATTCATTACTGTACTGCCGCACTTGTTACTCTGATAGGGAAGAACAACAGTTTTcctgaaaatcaattttgggCAAATATTGATTACAAAAGATATGTTCTTAGTTTCAAGTATACAAAGAAATGGACCATCATGAATGACAGCATCAACATTGTACCTTGTAAGGAGATGGCGATTCCCCATCAAGACTAATTGCAATGGAATACTGTCCAACATACTCTGCCTCAGTCCCACTCGTTCTAATTGCTGTCAAGTAGAACTGCTTTGCGATATTGACAGTGCGCCGATTAGGATCAAGTGATGTGATTCGTTTTGATTCCATGATGCCATTGGTTTTTTGCtctgaaagaaaatgattacaagGATTTCAAGAGCTTTTCAAAGAAATCCATACAGCTGAACATAATACAAAAATAGTTCACTGATAACCACCATGTCTATATTCCTAACGACTAAGGCTTCagaaaaacaaggcaaaagagATTTTGTGTCTCatccacttatgaaaataaccagaaatatcgtgatttgctaGGGCACGCAACATAAATGTATCAAAACCTCATTGTGacatgactgggatggaataacacttgtcataagagtcttgcacgtaaactttaatgttgaactgaaaatgacctttgaccttaccatgtgacctctgactgcagcataacatgcagattGCCTAAGTATATCTACCATCCAATTATGGCTGAAAAGTGACTTAAGGTTGCTGAGTTAGGTGTCATGAGAGAGTCTTGCATATAAAATTTAACGCTGACctgaaaataacctttgaccttaccatgtgacctctaaCTGTAGCATAaaatgcaggtccccaaagtccatctaccatccaagtttagttgaaaagtgacttatggttgcgaagttaggtgtcataagaaagtcttgcatgtaaactttaatgttgacctgaaaataacctttgacctaatcatgtgacctccgactgcgaCATGATATGGAGGTCATCTACCCTCCAAGTTTGGtcgaaaagtgacttacagtttcggagttatgtgtcataaggtttgtgacggacggacgacatatggatccctaagtctcgccttcacctctggtgggcgagacaaaaattaaagTCCTGCATTAACACACAAATTAACCATACTGTaaataccaatatttttttcagaaggCTTGTATCAATATCTATAATAAAATAAGCACAAAAATATAAGTTTAAACATATGCATGAAAAGTTAAAAACCACATATTTAAGCAAGAATGAGCAGCCAAGACCTGGAGATTTCTTCTTAAGTTGTTTCATAGAAATTGCTTCTTATTCACAACAAAAAAGGTCCAACAATGTGTACCACATATCTTTGGCATTCATCCAAACGATTGTATTATTAAATCAGTTTGGGGCAAACAGATCAATTTTGAGATTTCTGctgaaaaataaaagtgaaagtCTTACAATACTAAAGTCGCTTATTTCAAAACGTCACGGCTGTCTGCATTGACTTCGCACATAACAGACAGATACAACAAGTTGATTGGCTGTTGGTCACTTTTTGAAGTGCAATCAGCTGTATTATATTCCAATCAATTGGCgtttatattgtaaagaaaaaaatctagtCTATCCCAAACAAATtaaaaccaaaatcacaagCCACGTAGCTAGCTATCTTTAAAGATATCTCCTCCAGTTCCTTACTTTGAGACTTGTGTAGACAAAGATTTAAGAAGAGATCTTGGGTATTCCAATCATGTCCTTTTCAAGGAATACATTTCTCATATATGGCTTTTCTGAAACAGTATCTAAGGGCTATATTGTACATTTTGATATCATATCGATGATACAACAATCCAGATGGCTATCAACCACATTTCAAGAAAACTATTTGTAGGTTTTAGAAGAAATTGCAACAGGTCCAAAATGTCAACAACAAAGAGCAAGAATAGGCCCTATTTTACATACCTGGTTGGCCTCCAAGAGCAAATATCTCCCCATGGTATCCACTGGTATCTCCTCTGATGGCAACACGCCCCCCTCCTCCACCACCTCCTGTCAACCCCACAGCACGCCCACCATTTGCCTCTATGCGCCCACTTCCTACCAGATAGGTTGTATTGATATAAATACTGCCACcactgccaccaccaccactgttTCCTGAAGCTGGGCCACCATTTGCAGACACTAGTCCATTTATCTGGAGGGAAATATGAATTAAGGTTGcagaaaacaaagtaaaaatgcattttatatttcatttttgattgaACAACATTGGAATTCAAATGCATGCATGATCCAGTATCAATAATTGACATCAATAAGTCAAGGTGAAAATAACTTATTATTAACACAGTCAAATTTCAAACCCCTGCCAGACCAGGAAAACATTACAAAGCTATACTTTGAATGACCAGTGACCTTTGGCCATGTGACCAAAATAACTAATCAGATCCTGAAAAAAGTTTGAAACTGTTCCCTTATCTGTTCTTCCAGAGATATATATTTCAGGTACTCCCATACACATTCATGAGCCAAGTTTGATGTTGATCAGTTTAACAGAGGATTCCATGA carries:
- the LOC121421257 gene encoding hyphally regulated cell wall protein 1-like, whose amino-acid sequence is MSDGHSDDIMMSSDGENYPGHRRRYRKLIGKDYHGAGASRRNMVILIVFITFIGEVRCDCPDLGLDDVLVPSGQNCELSADLHASALTVDGVLIVHFNAKIFVDELTVSNSGHISANGQGFGPGSGPGQGTSTGSGGSHGGRGGRSSSSFLQQIDASCYDDATSPSQMGSPGGGSEGGAGGGVINIVVEGNAEINGLVSANGGPASGNSGGGGSGGSIYINTTYLVGSGRIEANGGRAVGLTGGGGGGGRVAIRGDTSGYHGEIFALGGQPEQKTNGIMESKRITSLDPNRRTVNIAKQFYLTAIRTSGTEAEYVGQYSIAISLDGESPSPYKRLRSDSSAHVFESNSPSVNDTINYLNIPVLAKAVTFDLFARTNPFIIDVQLIGYYPYPETETDIDCGQHSQGAEAGGPGTIYKDEQIVINNLRQSPVVCFTFDTSVCFAK